From Procambarus clarkii isolate CNS0578487 chromosome 49, FALCON_Pclarkii_2.0, whole genome shotgun sequence, a single genomic window includes:
- the LOC138351368 gene encoding uncharacterized protein: protein MNMLASQYKQLKRASGPSPEFTNWTENQWFKKLCLVLESQNTIILSLLNENLANRANLQQQQQEITLLREDIRNCKASQDQLQHDLNDLREENNLLKTDEAIKKQEEALSKMTACISTFSAQRSVSQEEQDQQKLLDSVIVSSQDIPVEHEGENCVEIAQDLLRNKLQLSLNKTDVIAAYRVGKKNPSGQN from the coding sequence atgaacatgctagcatcccagtataagcaactcaagcgagcttccggtccctcaccggaattcactaactggaccgagaatcagtggttcaaaaagttgtgcctagtcctcgagtcacaaaatactatcatcttgagtcttctcaatgagaatctagcgaaccgcgctaatctccaacaacaacaacaagaaataaccctcctccgcgaggatattagaaactgcaaggctagccaagaccaactacagcatgatttgaatgatctccgtgaggaaaacaaccttctgaaaactgatgaagccataaaaaaacaggaggaagctctcagcaaaatgactgcatgtatcagtacattttcagcccaacgttccgtctcccaggaggaacaagaccagcaaaagctgctagactctgttatcgtgtcgtcccaagatatacctgtggaacatgaaggtgaaaattgtgtcgaaatagctcaggatctcttaagaaacaaattacagctcagtctaaacaaaactgacgttattgctgcctacagagtaggcaaaaagaatccatcaggtcaaaactaa